CACTATGGCGAACGTAATTGCTCATCACAATCGCCCTACAATTATTCTTGCGCCAAATAAAACATTGGCAGCTCAATTATACGGTGAAATGAAGGCTTTTTTCCCTGAAAATGCTGTTGAATATTTTGTTTCTTATTATGACTATTATCAGCCTGAATCTTATGTGCCTTCAACTGATACATTTATTGAAAAAGATGCATCAATTAATGAGCATATTGAACAAATGCGTTTATCAGCGACCAAATCATTGCTTGAACGTCGTGATGTCGTGATTGTTGCTTCTGTGTCTGCTATTTATGGATTAGGTGCGCCTGAAACCTATATGTCCATGATATTGCATCTAACTAAAGGTACGATTACCGATCAACGAGCAATCCTAACACGCCTTGCTGAACTACAATATACTCGCAATGAAATTGGGTTTAGTCGTGGTACGTTTCGGGTGCGTGGGGATGTGATCGATATTTTCCCTGCTGATTCAGATGAACTTGCTGTGCGCGTTGAACTATTTGATGATGAAGTTGATCGTATTGTGATGTTCGATCCATTAACAGGGAGTGCTGTGAATGAGGTATCACGCATTACTATCTATCCAAAAACTCACTATGTTACGCCAAGAAATATTATGGACAATGCGATAGCGCAAATTAAGCAGGAGTTAAAAGAGCGTCAAAAGATACTACTAGATAACAATCGCCTTTTAGAAGAACAACGATTAACGCAACGTACACTTTTTGATATTGAGATGATGACAGAACTTGGTTATTGCTCAGGGATTGAAAATTACTCGCGTTTTCTATCGCAACGTAATCCAGGCGATCCACCGGCAACATTATTTGATTATTTACCAGCAGATGGATTACTGTTTATTGACGAATCGCATGTGGCAATTCCACAGCTTGGTGCCATGTACAATGGTGACCGATCCCGTAAACTGAATCTGGTTGAGTATGGATTTCGTTTACCATCGGCGTTAGATAATAGACCTTTAAAGTTTTCTGAATTTGAAAATATTATGCCGCAAACGATATACGTATCGGCTACACCAGCGAAATATGAAATTGAAAAATCTGGGGGAGAAATCATTGAGCAAGTAGTGAGGCCAACAGGTTTATTGGATCCAATTATCGAAGTTAGACCTGTTGCAACACAAGTGGATGATCTCTTATCAGAAATTAAACTCCGAATTAATAATGATGAGCGAGTGTTAGTTACTACATTGACCAAACGAATGTCAGAAAACTTAACAGATTATTTATCAGAGCATAATGTGAATGTTAAATATTTACATTCAGATATCAATACTGTTGAACGAATGGAAATAATTCGTGATTTACGTCTTGGTAAAGTCGATGTATTAGTGGGCATTAACTTATTGCGTGAAGGATTAGATATTCCAGAAGTTTCACTGGTTGCCATTTTAGATGCTGATCGGGAAGGTTTTTTGCGTTCGGAAAGCTCATTGATTCAAACCGTTGGCCGGGCTGCGCGTAATGTGAATGGGAAAGCGATCTTATATGCTGATAAAATTACACCCGCAATGCAGAAAACAATCGACGAAACGGCTCGTCGACGTAAAAAACAGCAAGATTTTAATACTAATCATGGCATAACACCAAAATCAGTTAGCAAAGAAATTAAAGATATTTTGGATGCAGGATTGAGCACTAAAAAAGCGACAGCTAAAATACAGGCGTTTGAACCAGGTAAACCGTATAATTATGTGTCGGTTAAAGAAGTACAAGCGAGAGTTAAAGAGCTTGAAGCAATGATGTACGAAGCTGCACAAAATCTCGAGTTTGAAAAAGCGGGTGTATTACGTGACGAGATCAAAAAATTACGTGCAGATTTTATTAAAGTATCTTAGTTAATCATCGAACAAGGAAATTATGATGACAATTATTCGAATTGATCCACAAGATCGTTGGTCAGAAGCAGTGATTCACAATAATGTTATTTATTACACCAGTGTGCCAAGCAATTTAATCCATGACGCTTATGAGCAGACTAAAAGTGCCCTTGCGGAAATCGATAAAATATTAGCCAGTACAAACAGTGATAAAAGTCATATTTTAGATGTAACAATATTTTTAGTTAATAAAAGTGATTTTCAAGCGATGAATAAAGCTTGGGATGAGTGGGTAGCTAAAGGATCTGCGCCAGTGCGGTGTACCGTGCAGGCTGGCTTAATGAATCCTGATTATTTGGTTGAAATAAAAATCGTTGCTGCTATAAAAAATTAAATTACTACATTTCCGCCATCATTGATGGCGGATCTATTTTCAACAGTCAGCTTACCTACTAAATTTTCAGAAATAAAATCTCTTTCTATTAGTAAAATGGTCGAATTTTTTAACTTTGGAATTCTAAATCATGGTTATTCTTATCCCCATAAGATAAAATTTGGTGTATACTTCAACAACATAATAATTTATATACACATATAATTTTATATGCATATTCAACCTAAAATTGCCATTGTAATGGGCTCCAAAAGTGATTGGGCAACCATGCAGCATGCTGCGGATATTCTTGATGCTTTAACTATCACTTATCATGTCGAAATTGTTTCCGCTCATCGAACTCCTGATAAATTATTTCAATTTGCACAAGAAGCCAAACAACGAGGTTTTGATGTCATTATTGCCGGAGCAGGCGGTGCGGCGCATTTGCCAGGTATGTTAGCGGCGAAAACCTTAGTACCAGTATTAGGTGTACCTGTTCAAAGCGCAGCCTTAAATGGGGTTGATAGCCTCTATTCTATTGTACAGATGCCAAAAGGTATACCTGTTGGAACACTGGCTATTGGTAAAGCAGGAGCAGCCAACGCGGCACTATTAGCAGCGCAAATCCTTGCTTTACATGACCAAGAGCTCTATCAACGTTTAACCACTTGGCGATTAAGCCAAACTAATGAAGTATTAAACAACCCCGATCCAAGAGTAGATGCTTAAAATGACGATTAAATCAGTTTGTGTTTTAGGGAATGGTCAATTAGGCCGAATGTTAAAACAAGCAGGTGAACCATTAGGCGTTCATGTATTTCCTGTTGGCTTAGATGTTGATCCAACAACTATCCCATATCAACAATCGGTCATTACTGCCGAAATTGAACGTTGGCCAGATACCCCTTTTACTCAAATTTTAGCTAATCATTCTCATTTTATTAATCGAGATATATTTCCGATTATTGCTGATCGACTAACTCAAAAACAGCTATTTGATGAACTAGGTTTACCTACCGCTAAATGGTCATTATTAGAGGATCCGCAAAATTGGTCAAAATTATTTGCCGAGCTTGGTGAATTGTTAATTGTCAAACGTCGAACCGGAGGATACGACGGCCGAGGACAGTGGCGTATCACTAATCAATGTGATATTACCGTACCTGATGATATATACCATAATGCGATTGTAGAACAGGCTATTGCTTTTGAAAAAGAGATCTCCCTAGTTGGTGCGCGTAACGGAAAAGGTGAAACTGTCTTTTATCCTTTGACGAATAATTTACATCAAGAGGGTATTTTAAAAATGAGTGTTGCTATCCCTAACCAATATCCAATATTACAAGCTAAAGCAGAAAAAATGCTAAAAGCTATTATGGATAAACTTAATTACATTGGTGTAATGGCAATGGAATGTTTTGTCATTGGCGATAACTTATTAATTAATGAATTAGCACCAAGAGTACATAATAGTGGACATTGGACACAAAATGGCGCATCCATTAGTCAATTTGAGTTACATTTGCGAGCGATATTGGCATTACCACTCCCACAACCGAATGTATTTGCGCCATCGGTTATGATCAATTTAGTTGGAACTCAATTAAACCTAAATTGGTTGTCTATTGATTTAGTTCATCTACATTGGTATGAAAAAGAAATCAGAGCCGGTCGTAAAGTTGGACATCTAAATTTAACTCACAGTCAACCAGAGAAATTGAAACACTCTTTATCTCTTTTAACTCCGCTTTTACCTGAAGAGTATCAATCATCACTTAAATGGGCAAAACAACAATTGTAGCAGTTTAAATACAAAGGATTGAATATGGTAGACTTTTCAAAAAAAATCAATTATCAACGTGATGCAAGTAAAGCATACGAGGTTTTAAATGATCCCTATTCAATTGTTCGCCAGTTTGAGAGTGATCGAGGAAGAATAATCAATTCCGCTGCGATAAGACGGTTACAACAAAAAACACAAGTATTTCCGCTAGAAAGAAACTCTGTTGTCAGAACTCGTCTTACTCACTCAATGGAAGTTCAACAAGTCGGTCGATATATTGTTAAAGAAATTGTCCATCGACTAAATAAGTCAAAAAAACTTAAAACCTATGGGTTAGATACTGTTGTTACCTCAATAGAAAGTTTAGTTGAAATGGCTTGCTTAATGCATGATATTGGCAATCCTCCATTTGGCCATTTTGGTGAAAAAGCAATAAATCAATGGTTTATTAAACAATTAGGCATAGAGGCTCAACCAAAATATTCCGTACTGCAACCACAAGAATCGGATGATGACACGATTAAAGAATTAAAAATTAAAATCCGTCGTGATTTATCCAACTTTGAAGGTAACGCTCAAGCCATAAGATTAGTACATAGTATCCAAAGGCTAAATCTCACTTATTCACAAGTCGCCTCAATATTAAAATACACTAAACCTGCTTATTTGCCTAAAGAAGATATACCAACTGAGTTTTCTTATTTAATGAAAAAACCTGGTTATTATTTGTCTGAAGAGCCGTTTATAAAAAAATTATCTAACCAATTAGAAATTCAGCGATTTCATCGCTATCCTCTCACTTATATTATGGAAGCAGCTGACGACATCTCTTACTGTATTGCAGATCTTGAAGATGCAGTAGAAAAAAAACTCTTTACGGTTCAACAGCTCTATCACTATTTAGAAAAAGCTTGGGGAATTATTAAAGAGGGTGATTTATTTGATAAAGTAGTAAAACGTCCATATGTAAATCTGGAGCAAAAAAAATTTAACTCAATCGCTATTGGACAATTTTTTATGTACCTACGAGTGAATACCATTGGTAAACTTGTTTCCCATGCTGCTGAACGCTTTGTTGAAAATATCGAAGAGATCTATCATGGTTCGTTTAATCATGCATTATTGGAAGATCATGGAGCCGAATATCAATTATTAAAAATATTTAAAAGGGTAGGGGTTGAACATGTTTTTAATCATGAATCGGTTGAAAATATAGAATTACAAGGTTACCGCATTATAAGTGGATTATTAGATATTTACAGCCCATTGTTAAACATGCCAACTGAAGAATTTTTCAAACTTGCCATAGAAAACAATCATCAGCAATACCCAATCGAAACCAGACTTTATCATAAACTTTCTGCTAAACATTGTGATGCTTATCTACAGGCAACGAATTTGATTGGAAAAAATGATCCTAAATTTGCCTATTGGGAATTTTATTACCGCTGTCGATTAATACAAGATTATATTAGCGGTATGACCGATCACTTTGCTTATGATGAATATCGTAAATTAATGGTAACCTTCTAATCCTATTAATATTTTATTGGAACAAGCACCAAATAGAAGCATAAGCACTATTTTTGTGCATAATAAAAATACATCTATTTTTGTTAATTAGAATTTCGACAAAGAATAAATTAACGCTTTAACATTGTTTTGTTAATGATCACTTCACTTAAACCTACATCAATTTAATTAACTTTCAATATAATACTTTTGATTAATTACAAATTATTTTAATTACTTCATGTTTTGAATAAAGCGTAATTTAATTGAGTAATGCATTAAAAACACCGCACTCCAATCAAATAACATTTTAATTAAAAGATACTTTATTGCCTAAAACCTCAATTAAAAGAGCATTTACAGTCTGCTGTAAACTTCTTCAATGACAGCGAAAACAAATCAATTTTGCAGTTTTTAATAATTTTTATATGAATTTTAAAAGCAAGATAGAGTAGTCGCGTAAATATAGTTTTATGGCACAGAGTTTGCATATTTCATCATATACCATATTCATGAGGAGCAATTGATGAAATTAGTTACAGTAATTATTAAACCTTTCAAGTTAGAAGAAGTCAGAGAATCATTATCAAATATTGGAATTACCGGATTAACTGTTACTGAAGTTAAAGGATTTGGTCGACAAAAAGGGCATGCTGAACTCTATCGTGGAGCAGAATACAACGTTAATTTTTTACCGAAAGTAAAAATAGACTTAGCAATCAATGATGAACAACTTGATGAAGTGATTAGTACTATTTCTAAGGCTGCTTATACTGGCAAAATTGGTGATGGTAAGATCTTTGTAACTTCACTTGAGCATGTTGTTCGTATTCGTACCGGTGAAACGGATGAATCCGCTTTATAATCATAATTAAGGATATTATTATGTTGAAGAAATGTATTTTACCATTGTGTCTTATTTTTCCTACTTGCGCTTTTGCAGATGTTGTTATAGACCACGCGGATAATGCTGATAATGGTTTTATGATGATTTGTACTGCATTAGTACTGTTTATGTCTATTCCTGGTATTGCATTATTCTATGGTGGTTTATTACGATCTAAAAACGTGTTATCTATGTTATCACAAGTATTAGTTACTTTTTCACTGATTTCTGTGTTATGGATCGTTTATGGTTATACGCTTACTTTTGGTGAGGGAAATTGGTTTTTTGGTAATTTTGAACACTTGTTATTAGTAAATATTGATATAACGGATGTTACCGGTTCAATTTATGAATTAATTTGGGTTGCATTTCAGGGCTCTTTTGCCTGTATTACATGCTGTTTAATACTTGGTGCTTTTGCTGAAAGAATACGCTTTTCTGCTGTACTAATCTTTATGGTGTTATGGTTTACATTTTCATATATACCAATGGCTCATATGGTATGGGGCGGTGGTATTTTAGGTGATGAAGGTGCTTTAGATTTTGCGGGTGGCACAGTTGTTCATATTAATGCTGCGGTTGCTGGTTTAATCGGGGCTTATTTACTTAAAAATCGAATCGGTTTTAATCGTGAACCATTAAAACCATTTAATCTTCCTTATGTTTATCTTGGAGCGGCAATTCTTTACATTGGTTGGTTTGGATTTAATGCTGGCTCTTCAACTCATGCTGATGAAGTTGCAGGATTAGCGTTTATTAATACTGTCGCCGCAACAGCCGCAGCGGTTTTATCTTGGTCATTTGCCGAATGGTTTCTACGAGGCAAACCATCATGTTTAGGTGCAGCATCAGGAGTGATAGCTGGGTTAGTTGGAATCACACCAGCAGCAGGATTTGTGGGTGTAGGTGGCGCAATGCTAATTGGCCTTATTTGTGGTTTTGCTGGTGTTTGGGGCGTCTCTTCATTAAAAAGAATCTTAAAAATTGATGATACTTGTGATGTATTTGGTGTACATGGTGTATGTGGTATCGTTGGTTGCTTATTGACGGGTATCTTTGCTTCAAAATCATTAGGTGGAGTAGGTTATGCCGACGAAATAGGTATGGCTACTCAAGTTGGAATCCAATTAATGAGCGTAATTACCTGTGTCATTTGGACGGCTGTTATTGCCTTTATCTCTTATAAAATTGCGGATATTTGTGTTGGTTTACGCGTTAGTGAAGAACATGAACGAGAAGGTCTTGATATTAATAGCCACGGTGAAAGTGCATTCAACAGTTGAGTTAAAGCAGTTTAATAGCTTATAAAGATTAAATCTCTTTATTAAAAAGTTTACCGCAAAATACGGTAAACTTTTATTTATATCGGTTGAAACAATTGTCTTTACCACTGGCTTTTAATCATCATAAATGATACTTGTTTTGTTTGCTTATCTTTAGAATTAATGTGGATAGAAAAGTTGAACATATAAAATTATTGATTAGATTAACAAAGCGATATAAATAAAATCTACAGCATAAACGCTGTAGATTTTTTTATATTTATTAATATTAACTGATTAATCATCCCAAAGCATAATGGCATTATCATCCGTTAATATGAGTGGTGGGGCAAAAAGATGTTCTTTAATTTTTGTTGGTATCACGTTGATATTATTTAGATCAATCTCAACACAAGGGTAAATCTTTGCCATTTGTTTTAAACGGCTACTAAGTAATTGTTTGACTTTATTTGATTCTTTAGCTAACGCTAATTCATCTTTTAAAATACCAATTTGTTTTTTATGGTGTTCTGACTCAAAATTTTCACCAAATATAAAACTAAATCCTTTATTGCTGTCATTATGGTGTTTACAATTGAATTCCTTATCTTTATATTCACCATGATGCAATTTGTGTTCTTTGATGCGTAATGCAATAATTTCATTAATACTATCAGGATAATTTAATTTAGAGTCTAAAAAACTTAAAGTATTTGTTTCGGGTATTGATTCACTGCTCTGTACTAGGGTAAATAATGGTTTTTTATGTGTCTTCATTCTATAACTTCCTTTTTATTCAGGACAAAAATATAACAATGTGTAGGACAATTAAAAAAACGATTGTTACTATGTTGTAAAGATATTTCAGGTCAATGTTATGTTTTAGTATAAAAAAATAACTAAAACTGCCAAATTTTACTTCCTCTTCCTTATTAATTTTCATGGTGATCTAATTTTTAGAAAATAAACCACCATAAAATAGATTATTTATCACATTAAATATTAATGTATTTTATATTTTTGCAAGGCTAAGATATTTTCCCATTTCCTCCTCTGGAACCATGCCACCACCAGTTGCCCAGACTAAGTGCGTCGCATTTGTTAAAATTTCAGGTGAAACTTTAATTCTTTCTAAATATGTTGAATTTTTTTCAACATGTAATAAACCAAGCATTCCAGCTAAAGCTGAAGGTTCTAATTGAATATGTTGTTGTTGATTTAATAAACCGAGTAAATCGTACATCTCTTGATCATTAATGGTGTAATAGCCATCAATTAATCTTTCCATTGCTCGCCCTACAAATCCAGAAGGTCTGCCTACAGCTAAACCGTCAGCAGCGGTGATATTATCAATACCAATGTCTTGAACAGAAATATGGTCATGTAATCCAGTATAAACACCTAAAAACATACAAGGTGAATGAGTCGGTTCAGCAAAAATGCAGTGTACATCATCACCAAATGCAAGTTTTAATCCAAATGCAACGCCTCCTGGTCCACCACCCACTCCACAAGGAAGGTAAACAAATAATGGATGTTGTTTATCCACCTTTATATTCATTTCGGTAAACTGTTTTTTAAGGCGTTCGCCAGCCACTGCATATCCTAAAAATAAGGTTTTTGAGTTTTCATCATCAATAAAAAAGCAATTAGGATCAGACTCTGCAGCTTTGCGGCCTTTTTCAACTGCAACACTATAGTCTTGTTGGTATTCGATAACATTTACACCATGTGAACGTAATTTCTGTTTTTTCCATTCGCGAGCATCACTAGACATATGAACATTAACTTTAAAACCTAATTTGGCGCTAATAATACCAATAGATAGGCCTAAGTTACCTGTTGAACCTACTGCAATATTATATCGACTAAAAAATTGGGTGAATCTGTCAGAAAATAATTTGGTGTAGTCATCCTTTTCGGTTAATAAACCATTTTCAATTGCTAGCTTTTCTGCGTGGGTTAGTACTTCATACACACCACCACGAGCTTTTATTGAACCAGAAATTGGTAAATGGCTATCTTTCTTGAGGAACAGACTTCCTGTGATTTTGTGTTGATAACGGCTTTCAAGTACCGCTCTCATATTGGGAATCGCAACAACCTCGGACTCAATTATTCCTTTCGTTACTGCTGTTTCTGGAAATGCTTTGCATAAATAAGGTGCAAATCTTGCTAATCTATCACTTGCATCCTTAACATCTTGCTCGCTCAGTGTTACATAAGATAACCCATCTGTCAAGCTAGTTATATTTGGGTTAAACCAAGCTGTTTCTTTTAGTTGTACTAAATTAGCGACTAAAGGATATTTTTGTATTAACTTTTCAACATCTTTAGGGATCATAATTTATTCCTGTAATATATTTTAAATAATATAAGATAGTAAAAAAGTACCAGCTAATGCGACTAATGATGCAATAAAAGTGGCTGATGTATAGTATTTAAATATCTCATTTAATGTTGCACCACAATATTGCTTAACTAACCAAAATAAAGAATCTGTAACAATTGTGCACCCAATAGCCCCTGAACCGATTGCTAATGTGATGATTTCTGGACTTACGTTAGGATAAAGAGGTAACATTGGTGAAACGATAGCGGTTGCGCCCATCATTGCGACAGTTGCCGATCCTACCGCTGCATGTAAAATTATCGCCACTAACCATGCTAATAAAATCGGGTGCATATCTAAATTAGACAAAATGCCTGCTAAACCATCACTTAATCCACTATTTTTTAAAATGCCATTAAATGCTCCGCCAGCACCAATGATTAATAAAATATTTGCAATGGATGAAAAGCAGTCTTCAGTCTTAAATAGCAACACCGACATAGACATATTGCGTCGAATACCTAGCATATAGTAAGCAACAAAGGCACCAATAAACATTGCTGTAATAGGGTTACCGATAAATTCTAATAGTGAGTAACTAAAAGAATTTTTATCCACAATAAAATCTGCTATTGTTTTTATTAACATCAAAACAATCGGCAGTAATATCGTAAATAATGTTATGCCTAAAGAAGGTAGCTCTTCTTCTGTTTTTACTTTCATATCTGAAAACTCTTCAGGCACAGTTTTAAAAGGGATTTTATTTTTAATGCAATTTAAAAAGATAGGACCGCCAATTAGTGATGCTAATAATCCGATAACCAATCCGTAAACGATCACTGTTCCAACATCAGCACCCAATGCATTTGTGACAAACAGTGCTGCAGGATGAGGTGGAACAATACAATGAACGGCCATTAATGCAGTACAGAGTGGAATAGCTAGCATTAAAAGAGACGTCTCAGTTTTTTTAGCGATTGAAAAAGCTAATGGAATTAATAATACAACACCCACTTCGACAAACAGGGTAATACCGCAAATAAGACCTACTATTACCATAATAACTTGTGGTGATAACCAGCGACATTTTTGCAATGTCAGCCCTATGCGTTCAGCGGCACCTGAAATCTCCATCATTTTACCAAGAATGGTACCTAATCCAATTACCGCAGCTAAAAAACCTAACGTGCTACCAATGCCGTCTTCGATTGCTGCAATCATTTTTAATGGAGCCATTCTCATTAAAGCACCCACATAGAAGCTGGCAAGTAATAAAGCTAAAAAAGGATGAAGCTTAAATTTTACGATCGAGATTACTATAAGAATGATACTGGTGATTAATACACAAATAATCCAGAACTGCGAATCCATATTCCCCTCCCTATGTTATTTATTAATTGCTAGCTTTATTAGAAGTTTTTGGTGATAATTTGACAAATGATCAATAAAGGTTTTGACATGAATTGAATTCATCTATAAATGTGATTAAAATCAAAAAACGCTAATATTTCAACAAATTTCGTGTTAATAATTATTTAGAAGTGTAAAATTCAGCAGGGAAATACATGAATTAGTGTACTAAAGGACTAGTAAAGGAGAATTATTATGTATGATGAAAATAGATTTTTAACTAAAAATCATGTTATTAACCGTTATCAATTATCTAAACTACATACATTTGAGTCAGTTGCTCGTCATTTATCATTTGCATTGGCTGCTGAAGAACTTTGCATTAGTCCGAGTGCGGTAAGTCATCAAATTAATAAACTAGAAGATGAACTTTCATTTAAATTATTTCAGCGATTTCATCGACGAATTGCCCTAACTCATGAAGGTATGAACTTATTTAAAGTAGTCAAAAAGTCTCTAAATATTTTAAATCAAGAAATATTAGAAATTAAAAACCAAGAAGTTTTTGGTACTTTGACTATCTTTTCAAGACCTTCTTTTGCTCAAAATTGGTTAATTCCAAAATTATCACTATTTGCCAGACACTATCCCTATATATCGTTAAACATTGTATCTGGTAACGAAATTATCAATTTCAGTCGACATCGTGTTGATTTAGCAATTTATTATGATGATGA
The sequence above is drawn from the Gilliamella apicola genome and encodes:
- the uvrB gene encoding excinuclease ABC subunit UvrB yields the protein MKKFKLCSEFKPAGDQPEAIKRINQNLDDGIAHQTLLGVTGSGKTFTMANVIAHHNRPTIILAPNKTLAAQLYGEMKAFFPENAVEYFVSYYDYYQPESYVPSTDTFIEKDASINEHIEQMRLSATKSLLERRDVVIVASVSAIYGLGAPETYMSMILHLTKGTITDQRAILTRLAELQYTRNEIGFSRGTFRVRGDVIDIFPADSDELAVRVELFDDEVDRIVMFDPLTGSAVNEVSRITIYPKTHYVTPRNIMDNAIAQIKQELKERQKILLDNNRLLEEQRLTQRTLFDIEMMTELGYCSGIENYSRFLSQRNPGDPPATLFDYLPADGLLFIDESHVAIPQLGAMYNGDRSRKLNLVEYGFRLPSALDNRPLKFSEFENIMPQTIYVSATPAKYEIEKSGGEIIEQVVRPTGLLDPIIEVRPVATQVDDLLSEIKLRINNDERVLVTTLTKRMSENLTDYLSEHNVNVKYLHSDINTVERMEIIRDLRLGKVDVLVGINLLREGLDIPEVSLVAILDADREGFLRSESSLIQTVGRAARNVNGKAILYADKITPAMQKTIDETARRRKKQQDFNTNHGITPKSVSKEIKDILDAGLSTKKATAKIQAFEPGKPYNYVSVKEVQARVKELEAMMYEAAQNLEFEKAGVLRDEIKKLRADFIKVS
- a CDS encoding RidA family protein; this translates as MTIIRIDPQDRWSEAVIHNNVIYYTSVPSNLIHDAYEQTKSALAEIDKILASTNSDKSHILDVTIFLVNKSDFQAMNKAWDEWVAKGSAPVRCTVQAGLMNPDYLVEIKIVAAIKN
- the purE gene encoding 5-(carboxyamino)imidazole ribonucleotide mutase, producing MHIQPKIAIVMGSKSDWATMQHAADILDALTITYHVEIVSAHRTPDKLFQFAQEAKQRGFDVIIAGAGGAAHLPGMLAAKTLVPVLGVPVQSAALNGVDSLYSIVQMPKGIPVGTLAIGKAGAANAALLAAQILALHDQELYQRLTTWRLSQTNEVLNNPDPRVDA
- the purK gene encoding 5-(carboxyamino)imidazole ribonucleotide synthase, which produces MKSVCVLGNGQLGRMLKQAGEPLGVHVFPVGLDVDPTTIPYQQSVITAEIERWPDTPFTQILANHSHFINRDIFPIIADRLTQKQLFDELGLPTAKWSLLEDPQNWSKLFAELGELLIVKRRTGGYDGRGQWRITNQCDITVPDDIYHNAIVEQAIAFEKEISLVGARNGKGETVFYPLTNNLHQEGILKMSVAIPNQYPILQAKAEKMLKAIMDKLNYIGVMAMECFVIGDNLLINELAPRVHNSGHWTQNGASISQFELHLRAILALPLPQPNVFAPSVMINLVGTQLNLNWLSIDLVHLHWYEKEIRAGRKVGHLNLTHSQPEKLKHSLSLLTPLLPEEYQSSLKWAKQQL
- the dgt gene encoding dGTPase → MVDFSKKINYQRDASKAYEVLNDPYSIVRQFESDRGRIINSAAIRRLQQKTQVFPLERNSVVRTRLTHSMEVQQVGRYIVKEIVHRLNKSKKLKTYGLDTVVTSIESLVEMACLMHDIGNPPFGHFGEKAINQWFIKQLGIEAQPKYSVLQPQESDDDTIKELKIKIRRDLSNFEGNAQAIRLVHSIQRLNLTYSQVASILKYTKPAYLPKEDIPTEFSYLMKKPGYYLSEEPFIKKLSNQLEIQRFHRYPLTYIMEAADDISYCIADLEDAVEKKLFTVQQLYHYLEKAWGIIKEGDLFDKVVKRPYVNLEQKKFNSIAIGQFFMYLRVNTIGKLVSHAAERFVENIEEIYHGSFNHALLEDHGAEYQLLKIFKRVGVEHVFNHESVENIELQGYRIISGLLDIYSPLLNMPTEEFFKLAIENNHQQYPIETRLYHKLSAKHCDAYLQATNLIGKNDPKFAYWEFYYRCRLIQDYISGMTDHFAYDEYRKLMVTF
- the glnK gene encoding P-II family nitrogen regulator, encoding MKLVTVIIKPFKLEEVRESLSNIGITGLTVTEVKGFGRQKGHAELYRGAEYNVNFLPKVKIDLAINDEQLDEVISTISKAAYTGKIGDGKIFVTSLEHVVRIRTGETDESAL
- the amtB gene encoding ammonium transporter AmtB; protein product: MLKKCILPLCLIFPTCAFADVVIDHADNADNGFMMICTALVLFMSIPGIALFYGGLLRSKNVLSMLSQVLVTFSLISVLWIVYGYTLTFGEGNWFFGNFEHLLLVNIDITDVTGSIYELIWVAFQGSFACITCCLILGAFAERIRFSAVLIFMVLWFTFSYIPMAHMVWGGGILGDEGALDFAGGTVVHINAAVAGLIGAYLLKNRIGFNREPLKPFNLPYVYLGAAILYIGWFGFNAGSSTHADEVAGLAFINTVAATAAAVLSWSFAEWFLRGKPSCLGAASGVIAGLVGITPAAGFVGVGGAMLIGLICGFAGVWGVSSLKRILKIDDTCDVFGVHGVCGIVGCLLTGIFASKSLGGVGYADEIGMATQVGIQLMSVITCVIWTAVIAFISYKIADICVGLRVSEEHEREGLDINSHGESAFNS
- the dsdA gene encoding D-serine ammonia-lyase, producing the protein MIPKDVEKLIQKYPLVANLVQLKETAWFNPNITSLTDGLSYVTLSEQDVKDASDRLARFAPYLCKAFPETAVTKGIIESEVVAIPNMRAVLESRYQHKITGSLFLKKDSHLPISGSIKARGGVYEVLTHAEKLAIENGLLTEKDDYTKLFSDRFTQFFSRYNIAVGSTGNLGLSIGIISAKLGFKVNVHMSSDAREWKKQKLRSHGVNVIEYQQDYSVAVEKGRKAAESDPNCFFIDDENSKTLFLGYAVAGERLKKQFTEMNIKVDKQHPLFVYLPCGVGGGPGGVAFGLKLAFGDDVHCIFAEPTHSPCMFLGVYTGLHDHISVQDIGIDNITAADGLAVGRPSGFVGRAMERLIDGYYTINDQEMYDLLGLLNQQQHIQLEPSALAGMLGLLHVEKNSTYLERIKVSPEILTNATHLVWATGGGMVPEEEMGKYLSLAKI
- the dsdX gene encoding D-serine transporter DsdX; this translates as MDSQFWIICVLITSIILIVISIVKFKLHPFLALLLASFYVGALMRMAPLKMIAAIEDGIGSTLGFLAAVIGLGTILGKMMEISGAAERIGLTLQKCRWLSPQVIMVIVGLICGITLFVEVGVVLLIPLAFSIAKKTETSLLMLAIPLCTALMAVHCIVPPHPAALFVTNALGADVGTVIVYGLVIGLLASLIGGPIFLNCIKNKIPFKTVPEEFSDMKVKTEEELPSLGITLFTILLPIVLMLIKTIADFIVDKNSFSYSLLEFIGNPITAMFIGAFVAYYMLGIRRNMSMSVLLFKTEDCFSSIANILLIIGAGGAFNGILKNSGLSDGLAGILSNLDMHPILLAWLVAIILHAAVGSATVAMMGATAIVSPMLPLYPNVSPEIITLAIGSGAIGCTIVTDSLFWLVKQYCGATLNEIFKYYTSATFIASLVALAGTFLLSYII